From the Candidatus Nanopelagicus hibericus genome, the window TAATCTGTTAAGGAGACTCCCTTTTCTTTTAACTCTCCAACTAATTGAGCAATTATCACTGCAGCGCTAATTCCATCCTTGTCATTTACAACTTTTGGATCAACACAGTAACCCAGAGCTTCTTCATATCCGAACAAAAGTTCATCGATCTTTGAGATCCATTTGAAGCCTGTCAGAGTTTCTGCAAAAACTAATTTATGTTTGCTAGCAATTTTTCCGAGCAATGATGAAGAAACCAAAGAGTTTGCAATTGCTGAGTTTGGTAATTTATTTCTCTGGATTAAGTAATTGCCTAAAATAACCCCCACCTCATCACCTCTGAGCATTCGCCAACCAGTTTCGCCATCATTTATCGCGATTGCACACCGATCAGCATCAGGATCATTTGCAATGACTAGATCTGCATCCAGTTTTCTTGCATACTCTAGAGAAAGATCTATAGCGCCTGGCTCCTCTGGATTTGGGAATGGGGTAGTAGGAAAATCTGCATCTGGTTCTGCTTGCTCTTTAACAATTGTCGGAGTAGCAAACTTTGCCTCATTAAATACCTTTAAGAAGATCTCTGCACCAACACCATGCAAAGGTGTATAGATAATTTTTAAGTTATTTGGTTTGCTAATCAGCTTTGCAACTGATTGCACATAATCATTAATTAAAGTTTCATTTACAATTTCATAGTTCTTGGATCTTTTTGGTGAAAGATCTGCATCTGTTATGTAATTTGAAATTTCTCGGTCAACCGGTGAGATTATTTGTGAACCATTGTATTTAACCCCTTTTAATTGGCCGCCGAGGTAAACCTTGTAGCCATTATCAGTTGCTGGATTGTGACTAGCAGTGACCATAATGCCCACACCTACTTGCAGTTTATTAACTGCAAATGCAAGTACAGGAGTGGGAAATGCTCTTGGTAGAACATAGGTTTTAAAACCTGCACCGGCAAATATCTCAGCACTGTCTTGGGCAAAATCATTAGATCCATGACGGGCATCTCGCCCAATTACAATCGAAGATAGATTGTTGGCTTTCATAAAACTAACAATTCCGGCTGCAGTTCTACTTACTACTGCTCGATTCATACAAGAGGGGCCGATCCCAATCCTTCCGCGCAAGCCAGCAGTTCCAAATTGTAGGAATCCGTTAAATGAGCGGGCTATTTCAACTTCATTATTTTCTGCTAGCCATTTACTTAGTTGATTTGCTGTTTTTTTATCTGGGTCATGATCGATCCACTCTTGAACTTCAATGCGCAACTTATCTGAGATCACAACTTAGGCAGGACCTTTGCCAAAAGATTTCCCATGCGATCTGCAGCAGCTTTTCCAGCAGCAATTACCTCAGCATGATTGAGTTTCTCACCAGTCACACCAGCTGCAGCATTTGTCACTAATGAGATGGCAAGTATTTGCGCACCCAGTGCATGAGCTGCAATTGCTTCTGGAACAGTTGACATACCAACTAGATCTGCGCCCATTGTGCGCATCATGCGAATCTCTGCAGGTGTTTCATAGGATGGGCCACGCCAATGTACATAAACGCCTTCAGCTAGTGAAGGATCCTCAGCCTTAACTATTTCCCGTAATTTCTTGCTATAAAGATCTGTCAGATCAACAAAGTCTGCACCAATCAAAGGTGATGCTGCGGTTAGTGAAATATGATCCTTTATTAAAACTGGCTGGCCCACTTTGTAATCTAAGTTAATCCCACCACAGGCATTTGTTAGGACAATGGTTCGACATCCTGCCTTTACTGCAGTTCTTACTGCATGCGCTACTGGCTCCATTCCTAAACCTTCGTAGAAGTGAGTTCTACCTAAGAAAACTAGAGCATTAATTTTATTTTCTAATTTATAGGAACGAACTTTGCCACCATGTCCTGCAACAGTAGGAGCTGGAAAGCCGGGTAACTCCGTTACCGCGAATTCATGTGTTGGTTTTCCAAGTGCATCGGCAGCTGAAATCCACCCTGAACCCATAACAAGTGCAACATCATGTTTGTCTTTCCCTGTTATTTTGGCGATCGCTTTGGCGGCTTTTTGCGCTGTGCCGATAGGATCTTTATAAAGCTTGCCCATGAGGCAAACTTATCCTAAATAATTACTTATGTTTTAACTCAGGCCAGCTATAACCCAGGGAGATAATCATTTTCCTTAGTAGCGGCAGTGATAAACCAATAATTCCACTTGGATCACCCTCAATTTTTGTGATGAATGCTGAACTTAGTCCATCGAGCGTGAAGCCACCTGCAACTTGTAATGGTTCACCAGAATTAACATAATCTACAATTTCCTCATCACTCATCTGCGCAAACGTCACTTTGGATGTTGATTTCTCACTTAGCTCAACTCCTTGTTTTAAATCGATTAGGCAATGGCCAGTATGAAGATATCCAGATTGACCACTTAACTGTTTGCATCTTTGAATTGCATTCTCTTTAGTTTCTGGTTTACCAAGTGATTTACCCTCAAACTCAAAGGTAGAGTCGCAACCGATAATTAATGAGTTTGCCGGCGCTATATCTTTCACCGTATGTGCTTTAAGGATTGCTAGCGCAATAACTAATTCAGCAGGGGTCAGTGAAGCAAATTCAGCAGCCTCTTCATTAACTCCACTAACAATTACCTTGGGTGTAATTCCAACACTTTCTAGCAGCCTGAGTCTTGATGGTGAGGCGGAGGCAAGAATTAGTTCAATCATTATGCGGGTAACCTTATTACATGAAGTTACCCCTTGTTGGAGTAGTAGCTGACGAATCGAGCCAATTCAACTATCTGAATGAGGGGAGAAAACTTGGAATTAATCTTAAATTTGAAAGCCAGGCTTTAGCAGTTGAGGATTTAATCAGATTTGCAGAAGATTGTGACTTTTTACTTATAGATCCGAAGTTAATTTCTACTGCCTCAGTAAAAACCGCTGAACGGGCAGGAGTGCGGATCTATCCCTCCGCAAAAACTCTTGAGCAACTAGACCAGATAAATACTGTTCAAATTTCTGGTGAGCACTTATCAATTCTAGTTACTAGATCTGCCCATGCTCAGGTTGCTAGTTGGCCAATAACTCTTATCACCAGTAATTTAACAATCACCCCATTGCCAGGAATAAGTGATGAGTTATCGCAAGAAATTCAACTTTCGGTATTAAAGCTTGCTGGTGAGGTGGGGTTGATTGGCGGTTTTGAATTATTAGTTGATGCGACGGATTACAAGCAATTAATAAGTATCAATTGGATTACCCCTTATGCAAAATTCTGGAGCCAGATCGGTTGCGTTACCAATTTTTATGAGCAAAATTTGCGGGCAGCTTTGGACTTACCCCTTGGTAGCACAGATTTATTGGATAAATATGTGATTACTGGAAATCTTAAGACTGATCCCGCAAGTGATGATTACCGGCCATACCTACATTTAATGGCTCGAAATCCAAAGCTAAAGTTTGATCAATCAATTAAGCAAGTGGCTATCACCAGTGATGATTTGGAAAGTGCGCTGACTGAAATCATTCATGCCCAGCAGTACTACAGTGGTGAGATAGAGGAGTAGTCAGACTCGCTTTTTATACTCAATCGCAGGGCAACGATTCATTACTGCAATTAATCCGGAAGCGCTTGCTCGAGAAACTGCTTGCTCGTCAATTACATCAAGTTGTAGCCAAACTCCCTTAGATTTGATGGCAATTGCTTCGTCAACTACTGCGCCTGCAAGCTCTGAGTTTACAAAAATATCTACCACATCTATTGATACTGGAATATCGGCAAGTTTTGCATAACCTTTTTGCCCATGAACACTCTCAGCTTTTGGGTGTACTGGAATGACTGTATGACCACGATCCATTAGAACTTTTGCAACACCATATGCTGCTCGTTCAGAGTTATTACTCAAACCAACTATCGCCCAAGTTTTTAAGGCTAGCAATTGATCAATCTGATCACTCATGATTTGTGCGACCTAGCGCTCTAAATTTCCATCCCGCAGCACGCCATGCTTCGCGATCCAATGCATTTCTACCATCGATGATTATTGGAGTTTTCACTAGTGATTTAATCTGTACTGGATTTAGCTCTCGATAGATCTTCCACTCAGTAAGGTGTAGAACTAGCTCTGCATCCTTTAAAGTCTCATTTATCTCCTGTGCATAATTTAATCCAGGAAAGCGCTTTTGTGCATTAGCAATTGCTTTTGGATCATGAACTGTCACGAGCGCACCGGCTGCTTGTATTTGAGCTGATATATCCAACGCTGGTGAGTCGCGCACATCATCACTATCTGGTTTAAAAGCTGCGCCTAGCACTGCAATCTTCTTTCCAGATAGATCATTTGATAAATCTTTACGAACTAATTCAATAATTCGCTGCCTTGCACGTAAATTAATGGCGTCAATCTCCTTGAGAAACTCAACCGCCTGTTTTGCCCCCAACTCCTCAGCACGTGCCATGAAGGCGCGAATATCTTTTGGCAGGCAACCGCCACCAAAACCAATTCCTGCCTGTAAAAAACGACTACCAATTCTTGGGTCATATCCAATAGCTTTTGCTAAAACTGTTATGTCGCCACCAGATGCCTCACAGACCTCTGCCATGGCATTAATAAATGAAATCTTTGTAGCCAAAAATGAGTTGGCGGCAACTTTTACTAACTCTGCAGTTGGTAAATCTGCCCTTACCCACGGGGTATTTTCTTTCAAGTTAGCCGCATAGACCTCTTTTAAAATTCGCTCTGCCTCATCACTCATCACACCAACTACTAATCGGTTTGGTTTCAAAGTATCTTCAACTGCAAATCCTTCCCGTAAAAATTCAGGATTCCATGCCAGATCAGCTTTGGGATTTAATGCAATTAATCTATCTCGAAGTTTGCTGGCGGTACCAACTGGAACGGTTGACTTACCAACCACGAGGCCGCCCGGCTTAACAATTTTGGCAATACCCTCTAGCGCTGAATTCACATAGCTTAAATCTGCTGCATTACCACCCTTTACTTGTGGGGTTCCAACACAGATAAAGTGGATATCTGCGGTAGCCAAATCGTTAATGTTTTTAGTAAAGGTCAGTCGACCAGATTTTATTTGCTCTGCCAGCAATTCTTCCAAATCTGGTTCATAAAATGGAACCTTTGCTTTACTTAGTAGATCAATCTTGCTGGCATCGGTGTCATATCCAATTACCTCAAACCCCAAGCTAGCCATACATGCGGCGTGCGTGGCTCCTAAGTAGCCGGTGCCAATTACCGAAAGTTTTAACGCCATATGTAGAGCCTACCTATAAATTACTTGTTTACCGACAGATATTATCTTCAGCGGTACGGGTTTTAAACTTATCGATAACCTCTACTTTTGCCGCCTTTGTAGATGATGGCGAGGCAGAAGGAAGAACTTCATCAACTACCGCCCTATCTTCACGCAAGCGATTCCATAGCTCTGGCGCTAGAACTGGATCCCAAAGTACCGACGCAGTCACACCATTTGCATAATAATTTAGATCTGAAAGCGGAACAGTGAGAGTTCGAATATTTGAGGTAGCAAGTGATTTCATTCCCTTTGCTAATGAAATTAACTCTGCACTTTGTAATCCCTCATCAGTTGTTACTGCATCAAGGGATGAATTTATAAAGCTAGTCATAGTAATTGGATTGAGCAAGACCCCAGCACTAGTAGCCTTTTTAAGTACCGAGGACATAAATGCTTGTTGGCGTTGCATCCTGCCAATATCTCCCATGCCATCAAACTCCCTTGTCCTTACATACTTAAGTGATTCAATTCCGTTTAACGTGTGAACCCCAGCCGCTAGTACTAGGTGGCTTTTTGGATCATCAATATCTTTTTTGGTGCAAACTTCAATTCCACCCAGTGCGTCTACCACTTGTGCGAAACCAGCAAAATTAACCTCAACATAATGATCAATTTTTAGTTGGGTCATCTCTTCAATGGTTTGGATTAAAAGTGGTGCACCACCCCAATTAAATGCTGAGTTTATTTTGGAATGTCTGGCAGGAATAACTCTTCCTGCCTTAGTGGTATAAGACGGTATTAATGCAAAACTATCTCGCGGTATTGAGATCAAGACCGCCTTATCTCTAGCTTTAGAAATGTGCACCAGCAGCATTGTGTCTGATCGTTTACCAGCAGCAGTTGCCACAGATCCAACTCTTAACTCTTTTAGTTCAGCCTTAGAAAGACCTTCTCGAGTATCTGATCCCACCAGTAAGTAATTTACTGCTGAGGAGATTTTTTCAGGGCGTTTTTCAATTCCAGCAAAGGCATCAATCTTGTTAATTGATGCCGTAACTGTGGTAAAAGCCAAAGAACTAATTGCTGAAATTGCCAAAGTCGCGAGCGAAATACCAGTAAATATCTTGATACTTCGAGAGGATTTCATCTTCTTATCCTAGATTATGGGCAGGGAATAGTTGAGCACAAATAATGATCGGAGGGTAGGTGAATCAGATTTCACAACCATCCGTATCGTTTATCTTGCCTATTCTTAATGAAGAACGTGATTTGGAAAATTGTGTCTCAGCAATTCTTCAGCAAGATTACCTTGGAAGTATTGAAATAATTTTGGCCCTTGGGCCATCAATAGATAAAACTACGCAAATTGCTAACACCATAGCTGCTGGTGACACCCGAATTAAGTTGGTTGATAATCCAACTGGACAGACCGCACGGGGATTAAATTTAGCTATTAAATCTAGCTCTTATGAAATTATCTGTCGGATTGATGGGCATTCAGAGATAGACAGAGCTTATATAAAAACTGCAGTTTTGATTATGCAAGAGACGGGTGCGGTAAATGTGGGTGGATTGATGTACGCCAATAGTGAGTTTGGCTTGCAAAGAACCATCGCACAAGCAATGCGATCTAAATTAGGTGTTGGACCATCCAAATTTCACACAGGCGGTAAAGCTGGTGCTTCCGACACTGTTTATCTTGGAGTATTTAAGAAATCTGCGATTATTGCAGCCGGTGGTTTTGATGAGCGTTATATCAGGGCACAAGATTGGGAATTAAACCATCGAATGCGAAAGCAGGGCGGTTTAATTTGGTTTGATCCACGATTAATTGTTACCTACCGACCACGTAACTCATTTAGTAAATTAGCTAAACAGTATTTCCAATACGGTCGCTGGCGCAGAGTTATTGCTCGTCAGCATCCACAGACGGTTAATTATCGATACCTTGCTCCACCGATTGCAGTTGTCATAACTCTAGTATCTATATTTACCGGATTATTTATAAACCGAATTCTAATATTGCCCAGCCTTGCTTACATTTTTCTATTACTTATCGGCGGATTTCTAATCGGAAAGAAATTAGTTGATAGATTGATCATGCCATTTGTACTGGCAACTATGCATTTTTCATGGGGAGTGGGTTTTCTTACCTCGCCTAAAAAACTATTTAAAGATTAATTTTTGTGCAGTACTGAATTTAAGCCACCCCAGCTACCAGTTTTTGGCAGCACTTCAAGTGATCCAGTTTGCGAATTGCGCCGAAACAACAAGTTATTGGCGCCACTTAACTCTTTAGCCTTAACTATTTTTCCATCTGGTAACGTTATTTTTGATCCAGCAGTGACATAATTTCCCGCCTCAACTACACAATCATTACCTAGCGAAATTCCAACCCCAGAGTTTGCCCCCAGTAAAGTTCTTTCGCCAATAGAAATAATCTCTTTGCCACCGCCACTTAAGGTGCCCATAATCGAGGCACCGCCACCAATATCACTGCCATCGCCAACTACTACTCCGGCACTAATCCTTCCCTCCACCATAGATTTACCTAAGGTGCCAGCGTTAAAATTTACAAAGCCTTCATGCATGACAGTTGTGCCAGCAGATAAGTAAGCACCTAGTCGGACCCGGTCACCATCTGCAATTCTCACGCCCGCTGGAATTACATAATCAACCATTCTTGGGAATTTATCTACACCGTAAATGGTGAGGTTTTGAAACTTGCTCTGTAATTGTGGCCTTACTTTCTCAAAGCCCTCAACTTCACAAGCCCCAGCTGATGTCCAAACCACATTTGAAAGTAAGGAGAAAATTCCGTCTAAATTAATACTATTTGGTTTAACTAACCGATGAGAGAGTAGATGCAATCTTAAGTAGACATCTGCAGCATCTTTTGGCTTATCGTTGAGATTACTCTTTACCTCAATTGCAACCCGTTTAACCTTACGGATTGGATCTTCACCAATTAAGGATTTGAAATTACTATCCATGTTATTTGTTGGTGGATTGCCAAGACCTAATTGATAGAAGGAACACTCAAGGGTTGAAGCTGAAAGGTTTTGGGTGGCAATACCAAAGCCATATGCGGTGCTTTGGCTAGCGTTCATTAGCCAACGGTATCAAAGTGCATGGAAGGCAATAGACTAATTTCATGCGCGTATCAGTATTCTGCTCATCTGCTCCCAATATTCCACAAACTTCACTGGAATTGGCATTTAATATTGGAAAAGCAATTGGCGATCAAGGTTGGGATCTAGTTTGGGGTGGTGGCAAAGCCTCAATGATGGGAGAGGTTGCAAAAGGTGCAAGATCTACCGGAGCAGCGACAATTGGTGTGATTCCAGAAGGGTTGAAGAAGGTTGAGTTTGAAGATACAGATGCTACAAATATGCATGTGGTTACAAATATGCGCACCAGAAAAGCAAAAATTGAGGATTTAGCAGAGGCATTTATTATTTTGCCTGGTGGTATCGGCACATTGGAGGAGTTTTTTGAAATTTGGGTCGGTAGATATTTAAAGTTTCACCACAAACCTATCGCAGTATGTGATCCCACTGGAGTTTATGCACCATTACAGGTTGCTATCGACCATCTTGCAGCCCAAAATTTTATGAAAGCAGGCCAAGCTGAACTGGTTAGTTGGTGCAGCGATATTCCAACAACAATTGAGGCGATCAGAATAAAATGAATAAACTTTCAAATCTCTCGCTGACAATTAAGATTAATAAGCCAATCAAAACTGTCTGGGGTGCATTGGTTGACTGGCAAGGTCAAAGTAATTGGATGCTTCAAACTAAGGTCTGGTCAGAGTTAGATCAAGATAGAACTGTTAAGAATGGCAAAGGAGTTTTGATATTTGCCTTTACTGGATTATTTCCAAAGCTATATCCAAATTTAAAATTAGGGATTTTAGACACTATGGAGATAACTAAGTGGAAACCACCAGTAATTTGCGAGGTGGTTCATATTGGCAGAGTAATTAGAGGCACTGGAAAATTTGAATTGAAACCAGTACGTGGTGGAACAGTGTTTTACTGGCAGGAGGAGATTTTGGCTCCAGCAATAGTTTTGTTGTTTATTAAGCCGATGTTGCTAATCGGAGTCTGGCTCTCACTGCGGCGATTTAGTCGACAAGTTTCGGCTTAGGTCGAAAGTATTGGCCCTGCCGAGTAATCTTTATACATGGCATCTGAGGGCAACAGTAAGACGATCGCTGAACTGATTGCCACATTGCCAGAAGAGGAACGGCTGATTTTGACATTGCACTTTGTAAATATGATCAGTACATCTGAGATTGCGGCAAAACTTGAAGTGCCCGAACGGGCGGTTATTTCAGTTATCACATCAGGCAGATCCCGCCTAATTGGCTTGATTTCTTAAGGTTATTTATAAGGATTTCCCACCCGCAGGTATATAGGGGATAATTGCCCCTCTACTAAGAATGATCTGGAATTAATAATTTTGGCAGGGGAGAGTTAAATGGCAGCGATGAAACCAAGAACTGGTGATGGTCCAATGGAGGTCACCAAAGAGGCTCGTTCCATGGTGATGCGAATTCCACTTGAGGGTGGCGGCAGATTAGTCGTTGAGTTAAATGTGGAAGAGGCAACCAATCTTGGAAATGTATTACAAGCTGCTGTTGCATTAGTAAAAAAGTAACCGACTGAACTAATTTAACTCAGGGTTATGGCTCAAAAACTCCCAGATCTATATCCAAAACTTTCTTACCTTCCAGAAGATGATTTGGAGTTCACTCGTTTTACAGCTGTGGCACTGCCAGTGCTTGCTGGTGAAAAAATACAAATCAGCAAGAGTAGGTTTTTAACGGCACTTACAAATTTCACCAAATTAGATTTAAACATAGAGTTAGGTAATTGGCCTGATTTTGCGGCAAAAGCTGGGGAAATTATTGAGGTCCCATTATCAGCAGGCTCACTAAAGCGCATATATTTAGTTGGAGTTGGTGAAGAAAATCAAAATGATGTCCGCAAAGCCGCCGCCGCTCTAGGTAGGCGGGTTAAATCAAGTAATGCTTTACTGCTTTCTGCGCTGGTAAGCGATAAGAAGCTAGTAACTACAGCGGCAGTGGCATTTACGTTATCTAATTATCAGTACTCACTAAAGAGTGATCAAAAAGATAAGAAGCCCGAGTTTGTAATTTATGGTGATTTTGAAGCCGAGATTGAGCGTGCTGATGTTTTGGCATCAGCTGTATGGCAGGCGCGAGATCTTATCCACACGCCATCAAATATTAAGAATCCAGAGTGGCTAGCAAAACAAGCAACTGCCATGGTTTCTAAGGCAAAAAGTTCCAGTCTTTCGCTAAGCATTAAATCTGGTCGGGCAATAAAGGATTTTGGTGGCTTAGTAGCAGTTGGAAACTCATCTCCCAATCCAGGTCCAAGATTAATTGAACTTACCTATGCACCAAAAGGTTCATCTGCTTGGCCTCATGTTGTATTGGTTGGCAAGGGAATTACCTTTGATACTGGTGGCGTTTCATTGAAGCGCCCCTACGACACCATGGTTGGTATGAAGAGTGATATGGCAGGGGCTGCAGCTGTTTTGTGCGCAACTGTTGCACTTGCAAGAATTAAACCAAAAGTTAAGGTGACTACATTATTAATGGTCGCAGAGAACGCTTTATCTGCGACGGCCCAGCGCCCATCTGATGTAATTAAACATTATGGCGGTACTACTGTTGAGGTGTTAAATACTGATGCTGAAGGCAGATTAGTTTTAGCAGATGGACTTGCTTATGCAGATTTAACACTTGATCCAGATTATTTAATAGATGTAGCAACTCTTACCGGTGCTGCAACATTAGGCCTTGGCCGCCAATATGCTGCGATGTACACCAGAAAAAACAGTTTAGCTAAGCGATTATTTGAAGTTGGCAACAACGTTGGTGAAAAAGTATGGCATATGCCATTAGTTGATGATTATGCACAAGCTTTGCAAAGTGAGGTGGCAGATTTAAATCATTTAGCAGACAAAATGGGCTTCTCAGCTGGTTCAATCACCGCTGCTTTATTTTTAGAAAAGTTTGTCGGTGAACGCAACTGGGTCCATCTTGATATTGCTGGCACAGGTAGATCAGAGGTTGATGCGGGTGAAAACATTAAAGGTGGAACAGGTTTTGGTGTTAGGTTGTTAATTGAGTGGCTGGCAACATTTTGAAAGATTCAACTTCACTACGCACAGATATGAACGCATATGCGGAGAGTTTTGCACATGAAGATTATTTCAAGCAACAAGCAAGGGCTAATGGTCAAGAGGTAGGAGCAACTGATCCAACTGCTGCGGTAGGAAATTTTCTAAAGTTTACAGCTCAACTATTAAAAGCTAAATCTGTTGTAGAAATTGGAACCGGATCAGGAGTTGGTGGGCTTTGGCTTTTAAGTGGGATGTCTGATGATGCGGTGTTGACCACAATTGATTCTGAACGAGAACACTCAAAAATTGCTCGCACAGTATTTGAAGATGCTGATATCTCATCTACAAAGTATCGAATCATTACTGGGAAATTAATCGAGGTAATCGGAAAATTAGCTGATAACTCCTATGATTTAATTATCATTCGACCAGCTTTAGATCTATTTGATATGGTGCAAGAGTCTCATCGATTGTTAAAAACTGGTGGATTACTAATTATTGACCAGGTGTTAAGCGGCGGTAAAGTGGTGGATCCAACTCAACGAGATCCTGAGAGTATTGCAAGGCGTGATGTGATTAAGGTCGTAAAAGAGGATGAACGATGGACAGCCACAGTGATTCCAATTGGCGCCGGCATATTAGTTGCCAATAAACTTCCTTAAATGAAGCCACCATCAGATACTCCATGGTGGCAGAGCAGTGCACAGACAAAGCCTGCACAATTAGTAAGGGTGAGAAGTAA encodes:
- a CDS encoding leucyl aminopeptidase family protein, yielding MAQKLPDLYPKLSYLPEDDLEFTRFTAVALPVLAGEKIQISKSRFLTALTNFTKLDLNIELGNWPDFAAKAGEIIEVPLSAGSLKRIYLVGVGEENQNDVRKAAAALGRRVKSSNALLLSALVSDKKLVTTAAVAFTLSNYQYSLKSDQKDKKPEFVIYGDFEAEIERADVLASAVWQARDLIHTPSNIKNPEWLAKQATAMVSKAKSSSLSLSIKSGRAIKDFGGLVAVGNSSPNPGPRLIELTYAPKGSSAWPHVVLVGKGITFDTGGVSLKRPYDTMVGMKSDMAGAAAVLCATVALARIKPKVKVTTLLMVAENALSATAQRPSDVIKHYGGTTVEVLNTDAEGRLVLADGLAYADLTLDPDYLIDVATLTGAATLGLGRQYAAMYTRKNSLAKRLFEVGNNVGEKVWHMPLVDDYAQALQSEVADLNHLADKMGFSAGSITAALFLEKFVGERNWVHLDIAGTGRSEVDAGENIKGGTGFGVRLLIEWLATF
- a CDS encoding O-methyltransferase, which produces MAGNILKDSTSLRTDMNAYAESFAHEDYFKQQARANGQEVGATDPTAAVGNFLKFTAQLLKAKSVVEIGTGSGVGGLWLLSGMSDDAVLTTIDSEREHSKIARTVFEDADISSTKYRIITGKLIEVIGKLADNSYDLIIIRPALDLFDMVQESHRLLKTGGLLIIDQVLSGGKVVDPTQRDPESIARRDVIKVVKEDERWTATVIPIGAGILVANKLP